ATGATTGCGGGGCCGCCCCGATGAGCGGCCCGCGCGGTGCTACGCGGGCTGCGTCGCCGCCGAGATGCGCTCGGCGCGCAGCGCCTCGTACCACCGGTCGTCGATGGGCGGCAGCGCGTTCACGTCGAGGGCCAGCTTCAGCAGCAGGTCCGCGATCTGCGGGTTGCGGGCCATCACGGGGCCGTGCATGTAGGTGCCGAAGACCGTGTCGTTGTACGCGCCCTCGGTGCCGTCGCCCGTGCCGTTGCCGCGGCCCAGCCGGGTGCGGGCGAACGGCTTGGCGGACGGGCCGAGGTGCGTGACGCCCTGGTGGTTCTCGAAGCCCGTCAGCTGCGGCAGGTTCAGGCGCGGGTCGATGTCCGCGAGGACGTCGCCGACGCACCGCTCGCCCTCGCCGCGCACGGTGACCACGTCCAGCAGGCCGAGGCCCTCCTGGCGCTCGCCCATGTCGTTGACGAACTCGTTGCCGAGGATCTGGTAGCCGGCGCAGACGGAGAAGACGATCGCCCCGTTCGAGACGGCCCGCTCCAGACCGCCGTCGCGCAGCAGGCGCTCCGCGGCGAGCCGCTGCGGGCGGTCCTCACCGCCGCCGATCAGGTAGATGTCACCCGAGGTGGGGATGGGCTGGTCGCTGCGCACGTCCACGCGCTGCACGTCCAGGCCGCGCTGGCGCGCCCGGCGCTCCACCACGAGGGCGTTGCCCTGGTCTCCGTACGTGCTCAGCAGGTCGGGGTAGACCCACACCAGACGCAGGCTGTTGTCGCTCATGCTCTTGTCCTCTATGGGTGACTAGTTGCCGACGCGGCGGCGCACGTCCTGGAAGGCGGTGTAGTTGGCGATCAGCTCGATCTGCCCGGGCGGCGCCAGCTGCACGGCCTCGTCGAGGGTCTCGCACACCCGGAAGTCCAGGCCCGCGACCTCGAGGCGGACCGCGAGGTCCAGCTTGCGGTCGCCGATCACGAAGATCGGGTGGCCGGCCAGGCGCGGGTAGTCCACGTCCCACAGCCACGAGGTGTCGGTGCCGTCGGCGCCGCGCGCGTTCACCGAAAGGATCACCGGGGTCGGCGGCGGGTCGATCAGCGAAAACGTTTCGAGCCAGCCCGCCGGGTTCTTCGCCAGCAGCAGGCGCAGCTCACGGCCCTGGAAGGTGACCACGTCGTAGCGGCCGGCGACGGCCTGCACCTGGTACATCCGCTCCAGTGCGACCTGCGGCGGGACGCCGAAGACGGCGGCCACGGCGGCCGAGGTGGCGGCGTTCGCCTTGTTGGCGCGGCCGGGCAGCTGGAGGTGGATCGGCCAGGCCGAGCCGTGCGGGTCCAGCACGTGGTCCCCGGACAGCACCCAGCTCGGGGTGGGGCGCCGGAAGCCGCACTCGCCGCAGAACCAGTCGTCGCCGGGGCGCTGCATGACACCACCGCAGGAGGGGCACGACCAGGCGTCGTCCTTCCACTCCTGGCCGGCGGCGACCCACACCACGTTCTGCGAGGAGGAGGCCGACCACACGATGAGCGGGTCGTCGCAGTTCGCGACGATGACGGCCTTGGAGCCCTGGAGCCCCTCGCGCCACTTCTCCGCGAGCATGCGGGTCTCGGCGGCGCGGTCCAGCTGGTCGCGGGAGAGGTTCAGCAGGGCGATCACCTTGGGGGTGACGTCCCGGGCCACCCCGGCGAGGTACTTCTCGTCCACCTCGATGACGCCGTACTTCGCGTCCGAGCCGCCCGCGAGGGCGGAGGTGATGCCGGCCGGCATGTTGGCGCCGAGGGCGTTGGAGACGACCGGACCGCTGGCCCGCAGGGCCTCGGCGATCAGCCGGGTCGTCGTGGTCTTGCCGTTCGTCGCGGAGACGAGGACGACGTCGAGATGCTGCGCGAGCGCTCCGAGAAGATCGGGGTCGAGTTTGAGTGCGACCTTGCCACCGATCACCGATCCGCTTCCGCGTCCCGCGGCCCGCGACACCGCCGCCGCGGCCTTGCCCGCCGTCACGGCCAGCTTGGCCCGCGGCGAAAGCGGCTCTGTGTTGCCTGCCATCGTCCCTTGTCCTCCTTGCGTCGGTCGGCCCCAGCCTATCCAGTACCGGCCGGGGCCTTGACCGCGGCGCCCCCGGGGCGCCGCAGATCTCCTCATATATTCGCCCGTCGTACGCTTACGGCCATGCGACAGCGCCCCATTCCCGGTACCACCGGCCTCGTCCGCACCATGAGCCTGCTGGGCGATCCGGTGCTCCACTCGGCCTGCGCGGAGGTCACCGCATTCGGCCCGGCCCTCGACCGGCTCATCGAGGACATGTTCGCGACGATGTACGCCGCCGAGGGCGTCGGCCTCGCCGCGAACCAGATCGGTGTCGGACAGCGGGTGTTCGTGTACGACTGCCCCGACGACGAGGACGTGCGCCACGTCGGGCACATCGTCAACCCGCGGCTGGTGGAGGCCGACGGGGACGAGTTCCGCGGCCCGGAGGGCTGTCTGTCGCTGCCGGGTCTGGAGGCCGGCACGATCCGGTACGACCGCGCGGTCGTCGAAGGGGTCACCTCCGACGGCGCGCCCGTACGGATCACCGGCACCGGGTTCTTCGCCCGCTGCCTGCAGCACGAGTGCGACCACCTCGACGGCACGGTCTACGCGGACCGGGTCACCGGGCTGCGCGCCCGGCGGCTGCGGCGGGCGATCCGCAAGGCGCCGTGGGGTGCGCGGGCCGCGGCGGCCGCGCAGAACTGAACCGGGATCCCCGGCCGGGGACCCGCTCTCTAGGGGGTGTCTTGCCGATCAGGCCGGGCTCCGATCGACAAGACGCCCCCTAGAAGCCCGGGCCGTCCAGGCGGTTGCCGGCCGTGGCCAGCCGGCCCCACAGCAGGTCGGTGAGTCCGGTGACCAACTCCGCACGCTCGCACGGGCGCTCGCCGAGCCACCAGTCGCCGGCCGCGTGCATCATGCCGACGATGCCGTGGCCCCAGATGCGGGCCAGGCGTTCGCCGCCGGGGCCGAGGTCCACGCGCTCGCCGATCACGTCGGCGAGCTCCTCGCCGAGCCGGCGCAGCAGCGGGGCCGAGTGCAGGCCCACGTCGAAGCCGCGCTCGGCGGCGTGCGAGTCCTCGGCCGGGTGCATCAGGAACCGGTACACCTGCGGGCGGGCCTCGATGGCCGTGAGATAGGTGTCGAGGGTGGACTCCACCCGGCTGCGGCGCTCGGCCGGGGCGTCGAGCGCGGCCCGCAGCGAGTCGAGCAGGGCGTCGGTGTGCCGCACGGCGAGGGCCTGGTAGAGCCCCGCCTTGTCGCCGAAGTGCCGGTAGAGGATGGGCTTGGTGATGCCTGCCTCCGCCGCGATGGCGTTCATGGAAGCCTTGGGGCCGTCCCGGAGGACGACCCGGTCGGCCGCTTCGAGCAGCTCCCGCCTGCGGCGCTCGGCCGCTCCCGGTTCGCCGGCCTTTTGAGTGGTCTCCATGATGTGTTTCTCTCCCCGCCCTTGCGATGGTGCGTGACGCCCACGCAACGTAACACCCCGCACACCCTCGCGTAGGAACCGGCCGCCCCGCAGGCGGCTCGGAGCCGACTCTGCTTGACAGTGGCTACTCGTCGGTAACAGACTGTGGCCACCGTAAGGGTTACCGCTAGTAACGCACTGGTGGATGCACAGCTGGAGGGGACATGGCGGAGTTCACCATGGAGCTCAATGACGACCAGAAGCAGGTACAGGACTGGATCCACGGCTTCGCGGCCGATGTGATCCGGCCCGCCGCCGCGGAATGGGACGAGCGCGAAGAGACTCCGTGGCCCGTCATCCAGGAGGCCGCGAAGGTCGGCATCTACTCGCTCGACTTCTACGCCCAGCAGTTCTTCGACCCTACCGGCCTCGGCATCCCGATGGCCATGGAAGAACTGTTCTGGGGCGACGCGGGCATCGCCCTGTCGATCGTGGGCACCGGGCTCGCGGCCATCGGCGTCGTCGCCAACGGCACCGAGGAGCAGATCGGGACCTGGATCCCGCAGATGTACGGCACCCCCGACGACGTGAAGGTCGCCGCCTTCTGCTCCTCCGAGCCGGACGCCGGTTCCGACGTCGGCTCGATGCGCACCCGCGCCGTATACGACCAGGCCAAGGACGAGTGGGTGCTCAACGGCACCAAGACCTGGGCGACCAACGGCGGCATCGCCAACGTCCACATCGTCGTCGCCGTCGTCGACCCCGAGCTCGGCACCAAGGGCCACGCCTCCTTCATCGTGCCGCCGAACACCCCGGGCCTGTCCCAGGGCCAGAAGTTCAAGAAGCACGGCATCCGCGCCTCGCACACCGCCGAGGTGGTCCTGGAGGACGTCCGCGTCCCCGGCTCCTGCCTGCTCGGCGGCAAGGAGAAGCTGGACGAGCGGCTCGCGCGGGCCCACGAGCGGGCCAAGGCCGGCGGCGGTGGCGAGCGCGTGAAGAACGCGGCCATGGCCACCTTCGAGGCCTCCCGCCCGGCGGTCGGCGCCATGGCTGTCGGCACCGCCCGCGCCGCGTACGAGGTCGCCCTCGACTACGCCAAGACCCGTACGCAGTTCGGCCGTCCGATCATCGACAACCAGGGCGTCGCCTTCCAGCTCGCCGACATGCGGACCTCCATCGACGCGGCCCGGCTGCTGGTGTGGCGGGCCTCCTGGATGGCGGTCGCGGGCAAGCCCTTCACCTCGGCAGAGGGCTCGATGTCGAAGCTGTTCGCGAGCGAGGTCGCCAAGAAGGTCACCGCCCAGGCGGTCCAGATCCTCGGCGGCAACGGCTTCACCCGCGAGTACCCCGTGGAGCGCATGCACCGCGACAGCGCGATCTACACGATCTTCGAGGGCACCAGCGAGATCCAGCGCCTGGTGATCGCCCGCACCCTGTCGCAGATGCCGATCCGCTAGCGCGCGACCGTGGCGGTGGCGCCCCCGGACGCCTCGCGGTGTCCGGGGGCGCCGGCCCGTCAGCGCAGCGGCGTCAGGCAGGTCAGGCTCTTCCCGTCGGCGCTGTACTCCAGGGACGCGAGGAAGTCGTGCGGGGCGCAGGTGCCGCCGGGTGCGTCCGCCGGCCGGGTGGCCCGGTACTCGGCGTTCACCGAGCCGCAGTCCGTGGTCAGCAGCTTCTGGTCGTGCCAGTCGCCCTCGTTGCGTACGCACTGCCCCGTGATCAGCGCGGGCGGCTTCTCTTCTCCGGCCGTCAGGCCGATCAGCACGAGCGTGGGCGGCGTCAGGGCGATGAGGGCGATCACCACGAGGAAGGCCAGCGCCAGCGGGCGGCGCAGCAGCGGCCTGCCCGCCTCGAGCGCGGGCCGGAAGCCGCCCGTCGGGGGAGCGAGCCTGAGGAAGGCCGCCCGCGCGCCGAGGTTCATCAGCAGGGTGACGGGCGTGATGAAGAAGGACAGCGGGCCCCACCAGCCCTGCCAGAGCGTGTCCGCGGACATCCTGCGGTACGTGGCGAGTCCGCAGTCGCGGCAGAACGGCCCCTCCTGGCGCAGGAACCGCATCAGCACGAGCATGCCCTGGTGCCCGCGTACGGTGGCCGGCGCGGCCGGCAGGCCCCCGCACAGGCGGCAGCCGTACGCGGCCTGCGGGAGCGATGGGTGGCCGTACGGGCCCGCCGGCTGCTGCGCCGCCGTGTACGGGGCGTAGGGGCCGCCCTGTTGCGGGGTGTACGGGTGGTACGGGCCGGCGCCGTGCTGCGGTGGCGGAGTGGCCACGGGTCCCTCCTCGCTCTCGCGTTGATCACCGGGCGGTCGGTGATCACGGCACCCTAGCCCGCACCTCCGCTCCCGCAGCAGCCGGGCGACGGCCCGGCGGGGCCGGGCCGTCGAACGTGATCCTGCCCACGTCCGCGCGGGCCGTGAACGGCGTTCCCGATCCGTCAACACCGACCTCGCCCGGCGGGTGGCAGGGACGTTCGGTGAACGATCCGGATACCGGGCATGAGCGCATGGTAATCGGGCATACACACCCTGAACTGGACCCCTGAAATGGGTTCCGTCCGGGGGCGGCGATCAGTAATACTCACCGCCACCGTGGATCGCGGATTCGACCGGGTGACCACCGGCCCTCCCGCCCCACTTTGCGAGGAGGTGCGCCATGTGCTCCCACCAGCCCCCCTGCCCGTCCGCCGACAGCGCCGATCACGACGCCGCCCGCACCGTGGCCTTCCATCCCGAACAGGGCTGGAGTCTGCTCTGCAATGGCCTGGTGATCTTCGACGATACCGGCGAGCTGCTCCCCGACGGCCGCGCGGTGGAACCCCGCCGCCCGGCCCTGGTCTGAGCGAGGAGGCCGCATGCGCCAGCAGCTGATCCGCAAGCCCGTCCCCAAGCCCGCACCCCGAGACCTGGACCTGCGCACGCCGTCGGGCAGACCCCTCCCGTACTGACGGGAGCCCCGACGTTATGCGGCCCCACCGGCTGGAGTTCAGCCGGTGGACGCCGCCGCCCCACCCAGGAACGCGGCCTCGTAGGCCTCGTCACCGATCGCCGCGCGGGCCTGCCGCTCGCCCCGGTCCCGCAGGGCCGTCAGCGAGGGTGAGCCCATCTGCGGCCGGCCGACCGTGCGCCACCAGGCGTGCCCGGTGCCCAGCAGCCGCGCCGCGAGCTCCCCGTCGCCCAGGGCCGCCACCGCCGCCG
The Streptomyces sp. NBC_01296 DNA segment above includes these coding regions:
- a CDS encoding type 1 glutamine amidotransferase, which translates into the protein MSDNSLRLVWVYPDLLSTYGDQGNALVVERRARQRGLDVQRVDVRSDQPIPTSGDIYLIGGGEDRPQRLAAERLLRDGGLERAVSNGAIVFSVCAGYQILGNEFVNDMGERQEGLGLLDVVTVRGEGERCVGDVLADIDPRLNLPQLTGFENHQGVTHLGPSAKPFARTRLGRGNGTGDGTEGAYNDTVFGTYMHGPVMARNPQIADLLLKLALDVNALPPIDDRWYEALRAERISAATQPA
- a CDS encoding MurT ligase domain-containing protein → MAGNTEPLSPRAKLAVTAGKAAAAVSRAAGRGSGSVIGGKVALKLDPDLLGALAQHLDVVLVSATNGKTTTTRLIAEALRASGPVVSNALGANMPAGITSALAGGSDAKYGVIEVDEKYLAGVARDVTPKVIALLNLSRDQLDRAAETRMLAEKWREGLQGSKAVIVANCDDPLIVWSASSSQNVVWVAAGQEWKDDAWSCPSCGGVMQRPGDDWFCGECGFRRPTPSWVLSGDHVLDPHGSAWPIHLQLPGRANKANAATSAAVAAVFGVPPQVALERMYQVQAVAGRYDVVTFQGRELRLLLAKNPAGWLETFSLIDPPPTPVILSVNARGADGTDTSWLWDVDYPRLAGHPIFVIGDRKLDLAVRLEVAGLDFRVCETLDEAVQLAPPGQIELIANYTAFQDVRRRVGN
- the def gene encoding peptide deformylase; amino-acid sequence: MRQRPIPGTTGLVRTMSLLGDPVLHSACAEVTAFGPALDRLIEDMFATMYAAEGVGLAANQIGVGQRVFVYDCPDDEDVRHVGHIVNPRLVEADGDEFRGPEGCLSLPGLEAGTIRYDRAVVEGVTSDGAPVRITGTGFFARCLQHECDHLDGTVYADRVTGLRARRLRRAIRKAPWGARAAAAAQN
- a CDS encoding TetR family transcriptional regulator, which encodes METTQKAGEPGAAERRRRELLEAADRVVLRDGPKASMNAIAAEAGITKPILYRHFGDKAGLYQALAVRHTDALLDSLRAALDAPAERRSRVESTLDTYLTAIEARPQVYRFLMHPAEDSHAAERGFDVGLHSAPLLRRLGEELADVIGERVDLGPGGERLARIWGHGIVGMMHAAGDWWLGERPCERAELVTGLTDLLWGRLATAGNRLDGPGF
- a CDS encoding acyl-CoA dehydrogenase family protein, coding for MAEFTMELNDDQKQVQDWIHGFAADVIRPAAAEWDEREETPWPVIQEAAKVGIYSLDFYAQQFFDPTGLGIPMAMEELFWGDAGIALSIVGTGLAAIGVVANGTEEQIGTWIPQMYGTPDDVKVAAFCSSEPDAGSDVGSMRTRAVYDQAKDEWVLNGTKTWATNGGIANVHIVVAVVDPELGTKGHASFIVPPNTPGLSQGQKFKKHGIRASHTAEVVLEDVRVPGSCLLGGKEKLDERLARAHERAKAGGGGERVKNAAMATFEASRPAVGAMAVGTARAAYEVALDYAKTRTQFGRPIIDNQGVAFQLADMRTSIDAARLLVWRASWMAVAGKPFTSAEGSMSKLFASEVAKKVTAQAVQILGGNGFTREYPVERMHRDSAIYTIFEGTSEIQRLVIARTLSQMPIR
- a CDS encoding LppU/SCO3897 family protein, coding for MATPPPQHGAGPYHPYTPQQGGPYAPYTAAQQPAGPYGHPSLPQAAYGCRLCGGLPAAPATVRGHQGMLVLMRFLRQEGPFCRDCGLATYRRMSADTLWQGWWGPLSFFITPVTLLMNLGARAAFLRLAPPTGGFRPALEAGRPLLRRPLALAFLVVIALIALTPPTLVLIGLTAGEEKPPALITGQCVRNEGDWHDQKLLTTDCGSVNAEYRATRPADAPGGTCAPHDFLASLEYSADGKSLTCLTPLR
- a CDS encoding DUF5999 family protein, which codes for MCSHQPPCPSADSADHDAARTVAFHPEQGWSLLCNGLVIFDDTGELLPDGRAVEPRRPALV